In Hyperolius riggenbachi isolate aHypRig1 chromosome 10, aHypRig1.pri, whole genome shotgun sequence, a genomic segment contains:
- the LOC137535573 gene encoding uncharacterized protein, whose amino-acid sequence MPNCIIVGCPNFTGKDENISLHCFPNTVDKIKLWLERTGQTFVDIDALSSKILKGKPSDLYRVCSNHFTPECYKTKTKRKTLVKDAAPSIFPSNTNNVVINEEAVMTSGKPKNIDLPPKKKKKFRHLIELGESTYSCPHCYRIYKEKEKVRCKNISTQTEDLSSTQSDLLSDSGSPSSVQYMENPYNIVYVTLENPSETLSSAQIPLQPSLPSLYESPITLPQSTITLPVLVESTISNVAPFNPLPSHPQAEGNSEDQFDSRRPMESSCSILDQGKDSDEQFNRFDFSLDKSEISALCDLQESTRTGSPSDPDEYFKNIAFQRKFIVFESCLDNLIQKMTCLGDPACNRKIKKFNKQMQGSAVIVRGECEDGHDFKIFESQPKIKRYYAGNLLLAASALCTGLNFTRLNDFLTVFGMQFFSEKTFHDYQKKYLFPAISRAWTMEKENLKQELFNEPVTVAGDGQCDSRGHSAKYCMYTLMDLLSGKILDFEVVQSTQCSSSVAMEKFAFEKCIARVIDDGYEIIFFASDRHADIQKVMREQYPHINHQFDVWHYAKNISQKIRKFSQNRTCSTLTPWISELNNHFWWAIKNCENDPEKLRKNWQSLLHHVVNEHEWVEDGEIRKCAHQELSENQVDESMWLDRETPAYERLTAIVNNKQLLNDLPHLTWSCHTGPLEKFHSNVLKYRSKRSHYSSDDLECRTILAALSNNFNVNRLQAGFDRDQKGSRKKGSKRYSLVPPKGKNKRVLRNKFEKKNWGFLSPILVDTLKMCEGTLETDWVSKSDSLPLNISTVPKPDIEDMIAERSKPVWL is encoded by the coding sequence ATGCCTAACTGCATAATTGTCGGTTGCCCTAATTTTACGGGAAAAGATGAGAACATTAGTCTGCATTGCTTTCCGAACACTGTCGACAAAATTAAACTCTGGCTAGAGAGAACAGGTCAAACGTTTGTCGACATTGATGCTCTTTCATCCAAAATTTTGAAAGGAAAACCTTCAGATTTGTACCGAGTATGTTCCAACCATTTCACACCAGAGTGTTACAaaacgaaaactaaaagaaaaacgcTAGTCAAAGATGCAGCTCCCTCAATTTTCCCTTCCAACACTAACAATGTAGTCATAAACGAGGAAGCTGTTATGACGTCCGGAAAACCAAAAAATATTGATTTGcccccgaaaaaaaaaaagaaatttcgcCATTTGATAGAATTGGGAGAATCGACGTACAGTTGTCCACATTGTTATCGAATttacaaagaaaaagaaaaagtacgCTGTAAAAATATATCAACACAGACTGAAGACCTAAGCTCTACTCAATCTGACCTGTTATCAGACAGTGGAAGTCCATCGTCAGTTCAATATATGGAAAATCCATACAACATAGTCTATGTAACACTGGAAAATCCGTCCGAAACTTTGTCTAGTGCACAAATTCCTTTACAACCATCTCTACCAAGCCTATATGAAAGTCCAATTACTTTACCACAAAGTACAATAACTTTACCAGTTTTAGTAGAAAGCACTATCTCAAATGTCGCCCCTTTTAATCCGCTTCCATCCCACCCTcaggcagaaggaaattctgaagATCAGTTTGATTCAAGAAGACCAATGGAAAGCTCATGTTCAATACTTGATCAAGGGAAAGATAGTGATGAGCAATTCAACCGCTTTGATTTTAGTTTAGACAAATCTGAAATAAGTGCACTTTGTGACCTTCAAGAATCGACACGTACAGGATCACCATCTGATCCTGACGAATATTTTAAAAACATTGCGTTTCAACGTAAATTTATTGTATTCGAATCTTGCCTAGACAACTTGATACAGAAAATGACATGCCTTGGGGACCCAGCCTGTAACCGTAAAATCAAAAAGTTTAACAAACAAATGCAAGGATCGGCAGTTATAGTAAGAGGTGAATGTGAGGATGGACATGACTTCAAAATCTTTGAATCACAACCAAAAATAAAACGTTACTATGCAGGAAATCTTCTTTTAGCAGCATCTGCGCTGTGTACAGGGCTAAACTTCACAAGACTGAATGATTTTCTTACTGTTTTTGGTATGCAATTTTTTAGTGAAAAAACTTTCCATGATTACCAAAAAAAATACCTCTTCCCCGCAATTAGTCGTGCCTGGACCATGGAAAAAGAAAACCTCAAACAAGAATTGTTTAATGAGCCGGTGACAGTGGCAGGAGATGGACAGTGCGACAGCCGTGGACACAGTGCTAAATACTGTATGTACACATTGATGGACCTGCTTAGTGGGAAGATTTTAGATTTTGAAGTCGTACAAAGTACCCAGTGTTCTTCCTCCGTTGCCATGGAGAAGTTTGCCTTTGAGAAGTGCATAGCCCGTGTAATTGATGATGGGTATGAAATTATATTTTTTGCTTCTGACCGACATGCAGACATACAGAAAGTTATGAGAGAGCAATATCCACACATCAATCATCAGTTCGATGTGTGGCATTATGCAAAAAATATCTCTCAAAAAATCAGAAAATTCAGCCAAAACAGAACCTGTTCTACTCTAACACCCTGGATCAGTGAACTCAACAATCACTTTTggtgggcaatcaaaaattgtgaaaatgatCCCGAAAAACTTCGTaagaactggcagtctttacttcATCATGTGGTCAATGAGCATGAATGGGTGGAGGATGGAGAAATCAGGAAATGTGCCCACCAAGAACTTTCTGAAAATCAAGTAGACGAGTCCATGTGGCTGGACCGTGAAACTCCTGCATACGAGCGACTAACAGCAATAGTAAACAACAAACAACTGCTGAATGATCTTCCACATCTGACCTGGTCCTGTCATACCGGCCCACTAGAAAAATTTCACAGTAACGTGCTGAAATATAGGTCAAAAAGATCTCATTACAGTTCTGATGATCTGGAATGCAGAACTATTCTTGCTGCATTGTCAAACAACTTTAACGTTAACAGACTTCAGGCTGGTTTTGATCGGGATCAAAAAGGTAGTAGGAAAAAAGGATCTAAAAGATACAGCCTTGTGCCCCCAAAGGGAAAAAACAAAAGGGTTTTGAGAAataagtttgaaaaaaaaaattggggcttCCTATCTCCAATTCTTGTGGACACTTTAAAAATGTGTGAAGGTACACTGGAAACTGATTGGGTATCTAAATCTGATTCACTGCCATTGAACATTTCTACTGTTCCAAAGCCAGACATTGAGGATATGATTGCTGAACGGTCAAAGCCGGTTTGGCTCTAG